A section of the Pontibacter deserti genome encodes:
- a CDS encoding porin family protein, whose translation MKKLTLLLLFLCFGYGAFAQVEIGLMISPTISSNRFIADDKYNFDNENSNLRLGVGVIADYFFAQNYAFSTGLLYRSKGGEITYNYTRENTDGSTTVLSGKDDIAIQYLELPVTLKLFTNEIAPSTILYFQVGGSLNTKVAGKVNDKKIIDGEKTAKRFNVFEADVLLGGGTEFQFGESTKLFAGLTYHRGLSNIDNGYYEDRLGDDNISLKNSGVSIDFGVKF comes from the coding sequence ATGAAGAAACTTACACTCTTACTCCTTTTCTTATGCTTCGGCTACGGTGCTTTTGCCCAGGTCGAGATAGGTTTGATGATTTCACCTACCATATCAAGTAATCGTTTTATAGCCGACGACAAGTATAATTTTGATAATGAAAACAGTAACCTGCGCCTCGGTGTAGGCGTGATAGCAGACTACTTCTTTGCCCAGAATTACGCATTCAGTACGGGCTTATTATATAGAAGCAAAGGTGGCGAGATTACTTATAACTATACCCGTGAAAACACCGATGGCTCAACTACTGTACTGTCAGGCAAAGACGATATTGCCATTCAATACCTGGAGCTTCCTGTAACGCTAAAGCTATTTACCAACGAGATTGCACCATCTACTATTTTATACTTCCAGGTGGGTGGTTCTCTTAACACAAAAGTAGCTGGCAAGGTAAACGATAAAAAAATTATAGACGGTGAAAAGACTGCCAAGCGTTTCAATGTTTTTGAAGCTGATGTATTGCTGGGTGGCGGTACAGAGTTTCAGTTTGGCGAAAGCACCAAATTGTTTGCCGGTCTTACCTATCACCGGGGTCTGTCTAATATAGATAACGGCTATTATGAAGACAGGCTTGGTGATGATAACATCTCACTTAAGAACTCAGGCGTTTCGATTGACTTCGGCGTGAAATTCTAA